One stretch of Saccharopolyspora erythraea DNA includes these proteins:
- a CDS encoding carbohydrate ABC transporter permease produces the protein MTTTESPPATSVRPPSARKRGVKPWNQRLAPYLFVLPNMLVFGVFIIYPALNGFNISLYNSNNGRAFTPVGTKNYRRLFTDEEFWQAAGATVIFVVAFVAVCTAASIGLAMLLTKPIRARGFFRAVFFLPVLLSPVVVGLLWSWILERRSGALNAILGAVGLPEPGWLVSGPLALGATVFVGVWAHAGFYTLIMMAGLQAIDSSYYEAAHLDGAGAWHRFRHITWPLLRPTTLVVVILAMIAGFQSFDFIYTLSGGGPLGATTLMVQYIYEHAFQSPIQYGLAAAGSVVLFCTIFALTVLNFLYGRRKESM, from the coding sequence ATGACGACCACCGAGTCCCCGCCCGCCACGAGCGTGCGACCGCCGTCGGCGCGCAAGCGGGGCGTCAAACCGTGGAACCAGCGCCTGGCGCCATACCTGTTCGTGCTGCCGAACATGCTGGTGTTCGGGGTCTTCATCATCTACCCGGCGCTCAACGGCTTCAACATCAGCCTCTACAACAGCAACAACGGCCGGGCCTTCACGCCGGTCGGCACCAAGAACTACCGCAGGCTGTTCACCGACGAGGAGTTCTGGCAGGCCGCCGGCGCGACGGTGATCTTCGTGGTGGCCTTCGTCGCCGTCTGCACCGCGGCATCGATCGGCCTGGCGATGCTGCTGACCAAGCCGATCAGGGCCCGCGGCTTCTTCCGCGCCGTCTTCTTCCTGCCCGTGCTGCTCTCCCCGGTGGTGGTCGGGCTGCTGTGGAGCTGGATCCTGGAACGGCGTTCGGGCGCGCTCAACGCGATCCTCGGCGCGGTCGGGCTGCCCGAACCGGGTTGGCTGGTCAGCGGCCCGCTCGCGCTCGGCGCGACGGTCTTCGTCGGGGTGTGGGCGCACGCGGGCTTCTACACGCTGATCATGATGGCGGGTCTGCAGGCCATCGACAGCTCCTACTACGAGGCCGCGCACCTGGACGGGGCCGGGGCGTGGCACCGGTTCCGCCACATCACCTGGCCGCTGCTGCGGCCGACGACGCTGGTGGTGGTGATCCTGGCGATGATCGCAGGTTTCCAGTCCTTCGACTTCATCTACACGCTCAGCGGCGGCGGACCGCTCGGGGCCACGACCCTGATGGTGCAGTACATCTACGAGCACGCGTTCCAGTCGCCGATCCAGTACGGGCTGGCGGCCGCGGGCTCGGTGGTGCTGTTCTGCACGATCTTCGCGCTCACGGTCCTGAACTTCCTGTACGGCCGCAGGAAGGAGTCGATGTGA
- a CDS encoding sodium/glutamate symporter, producing the protein MDYSPWSLLVDAGLVGLLLLVGTALRATVRPLQTLLVPASVIAGVLGLVLGPEGLGLLPFSEQLDTYSSVLIVVVFACLSLTDDVDLRRLGRSVAGFASYGVLFYAAQVAIGVVLGLLVLGPLFGTHDGFGLLLFAGWAGGFGSAAAMGAVFGEGGWEQAQSLAFTSATVGLLVGIVGGIIQAKIGAKRGYAKEFEGLDALPEHLRTGVLRPEGERPAIGTHTFSGGAIESLGFQAAIVLVISAAAYGVNTLLGEAIPAVSFPLFSIAFMVGLVVRGLLSATRTRRLVDSESLKSISGSATDVLVVCGIASIVPSFVADYWLPLLILFVVGLALCLLLGLGVAPRMLGDAWFEKQIFTWGWATGSVSTGLALLRIIDPRLRSRTLEDFAIAYLPLLPVEVTAVTFTPVLALAGAGWAIAGIWGGIAALALVVPPLVLRRRTRPRAEDRTSEPTG; encoded by the coding sequence GTGGACTACTCACCCTGGTCACTGCTGGTGGACGCCGGCCTCGTCGGCCTTCTCCTCCTGGTCGGCACCGCGCTGCGGGCGACCGTGCGACCGCTCCAGACCTTGCTGGTCCCGGCCAGCGTGATCGCCGGTGTGCTCGGGCTCGTGCTCGGCCCCGAGGGACTGGGGCTGCTGCCCTTCTCCGAGCAGCTCGACACGTACTCGTCGGTGCTCATCGTGGTCGTGTTCGCCTGCCTCTCCTTGACCGACGACGTGGACCTCCGGCGGCTCGGTCGCTCGGTGGCCGGGTTCGCGAGCTACGGCGTCCTGTTCTACGCCGCCCAGGTCGCCATCGGCGTCGTGCTCGGTCTGCTGGTGCTGGGCCCGCTGTTCGGCACGCACGACGGGTTCGGCCTGCTGCTGTTCGCCGGCTGGGCAGGTGGGTTCGGCTCGGCCGCGGCGATGGGCGCGGTCTTCGGCGAAGGCGGCTGGGAGCAAGCGCAGTCGCTGGCGTTCACCTCCGCGACGGTCGGGCTGCTGGTCGGCATCGTCGGCGGCATCATCCAGGCCAAGATCGGGGCGAAACGCGGCTACGCCAAGGAGTTCGAAGGGCTGGACGCGCTGCCCGAGCACCTGCGCACCGGAGTCCTGCGGCCGGAGGGAGAACGGCCCGCGATCGGTACGCACACCTTCTCGGGCGGTGCGATCGAGTCGTTGGGCTTTCAGGCCGCGATCGTCCTGGTGATCTCCGCGGCGGCCTACGGGGTCAACACGCTCCTCGGCGAGGCCATCCCGGCGGTGTCGTTCCCGCTGTTCTCGATCGCGTTCATGGTCGGGCTGGTGGTGCGCGGGCTGCTGTCGGCCACCCGCACGCGCCGGCTCGTCGACTCCGAGTCGCTCAAGTCGATCTCGGGCAGCGCCACCGACGTGCTCGTCGTCTGCGGCATCGCCTCCATCGTGCCCAGCTTCGTCGCCGACTACTGGCTGCCGCTGCTCATCCTGTTCGTCGTCGGGCTGGCGCTGTGCCTGCTGCTCGGCCTCGGCGTCGCGCCGCGCATGCTCGGCGACGCGTGGTTCGAGAAGCAGATCTTCACCTGGGGCTGGGCGACCGGTTCGGTCTCCACCGGCCTGGCGTTGCTGCGCATCATCGACCCGCGCCTGCGCTCCCGGACGCTGGAGGACTTCGCCATCGCCTACCTGCCCCTGCTGCCGGTCGAGGTGACCGCGGTGACCTTCACCCCGGTGCTCGCACTCGCCGGGGCCGGCTGGGCCATCGCGGGCATCTGGGGCGGGATCGCCGCACTCGCCCTGGTAGTCCCACCTCTCGTTCTCAGGCGACGGACACGGCCCCGCGCCGAGGACCGCACGTCAGAGCCGACAGGCTGA
- a CDS encoding Gfo/Idh/MocA family protein, translated as MALVGVGGYGAWHLRNLRRLCRAGEARLAAACDPAPAVRTAELGPVPVYDDLGELLARHHIDVTVIASPIPTHARLAAAALRAGTDVLLEKPPVTSSDELSQLCALAAEAGRSVQVGFQSLGSHALPALTGLIGSGALGAVTGIGGAGVWVRPFAYYRRAPWAGRRWLDGEAVVDGTLTNPFAHAVATAFAVAQPGSPERTPDGVEVELYRAHDIEADDTACMRARFGGSTAVVVATTVCGPRDQDPYVVVHGEEGRAALHYERDRLTVETRESGSWQRTYGRTDLLEDLLAHIAAGRSTPLLAPLHRSGAFTAVVDAVRQEQRVRPVPPRYWHDDSGRVIHGVDEFVRRAAEDMALFSEQGIEWASGSTSRE; from the coding sequence GTGGCGCTGGTGGGTGTCGGCGGTTACGGCGCTTGGCATCTGCGCAACCTGCGGCGGCTGTGCCGGGCGGGCGAGGCGAGGCTGGCGGCGGCCTGCGACCCGGCCCCGGCCGTGCGCACCGCCGAACTCGGCCCGGTCCCGGTGTACGACGATCTCGGCGAGCTCCTCGCGCGACACCACATCGACGTCACCGTCATCGCGAGCCCCATCCCGACGCATGCGAGGCTCGCCGCCGCGGCACTGCGCGCCGGCACCGATGTCCTGCTGGAGAAGCCGCCGGTGACCAGCAGCGACGAGCTGTCGCAGCTGTGCGCTCTTGCGGCGGAGGCGGGCCGGTCGGTGCAGGTCGGCTTCCAGAGCCTCGGTTCGCACGCCCTTCCCGCACTGACCGGGCTGATCGGCTCGGGAGCGCTCGGCGCGGTGACCGGCATCGGCGGCGCCGGGGTCTGGGTGCGGCCCTTCGCGTACTACCGCCGAGCACCCTGGGCGGGTCGTCGCTGGCTCGACGGCGAGGCGGTCGTGGACGGCACGCTGACCAACCCGTTCGCGCACGCGGTCGCCACGGCGTTCGCGGTCGCGCAACCGGGTTCGCCGGAACGGACTCCGGACGGCGTCGAGGTGGAGCTCTACCGCGCGCACGACATCGAAGCCGACGACACCGCCTGCATGCGGGCGCGGTTCGGCGGTTCCACCGCGGTCGTGGTGGCCACCACCGTGTGCGGGCCGCGTGATCAGGACCCCTACGTCGTGGTGCACGGCGAAGAGGGGCGGGCGGCCCTGCACTACGAGCGCGACCGGCTGACCGTCGAAACCCGCGAATCCGGGTCCTGGCAACGCACCTACGGCCGCACCGACCTGCTGGAGGACCTGCTCGCCCACATCGCGGCGGGGCGGTCCACACCGCTGCTCGCTCCGCTGCACCGCAGCGGCGCGTTCACGGCGGTGGTCGACGCGGTGCGGCAGGAGCAGCGGGTCCGGCCCGTTCCCCCTCGGTACTGGCACGACGACTCGGGGCGGGTCATCCACGGCGTCGACGAGTTCGTCCGGAGGGCGGCGGAAGACATGGCGTTGTTCTCGGAACAGGGCATTGAATGGGCGAGCGGGAGCACGTCTCGTGAGTGA
- a CDS encoding carbohydrate ABC transporter permease, producing MLTYAALIALSVLVLAPVVWSVLASFKTRTELAARPPSLLPETFRLDNYTGALSEFDFGVYVTNSAIVTVGATVLTLAINAMAAYALAKYNFRGRNALFLVTLGTIMIPLQIILIPLHQVVAQLGMTNSLLGMIIPPAATPTGVFLLRQYMLTIPDELIEAARVDGAGELRIFLRLVLPLCRPALAVVTIFSVIWRWNDFLWPLVIAQSQDLYTLPVAIAQFNSQEVVPFNYILAMSVVSMIPVVIFLILQKHVVRGIAQTGLK from the coding sequence GTGCTCACCTACGCCGCGCTGATCGCGCTGAGCGTGCTGGTGCTGGCACCGGTGGTGTGGTCGGTGCTGGCGTCGTTCAAGACCCGCACCGAACTCGCGGCGCGACCGCCGAGCCTGCTGCCCGAGACATTCCGGCTGGACAACTACACCGGTGCGCTCTCGGAGTTCGACTTCGGCGTCTACGTCACCAACAGCGCGATCGTCACGGTGGGCGCGACGGTGCTCACCCTGGCGATCAACGCGATGGCGGCCTACGCGCTGGCGAAGTACAACTTCCGCGGCCGCAACGCCCTGTTCCTGGTCACACTGGGCACGATCATGATCCCGTTGCAGATCATCCTGATCCCGCTGCACCAGGTCGTCGCGCAGCTCGGGATGACCAACTCGCTGCTCGGCATGATCATCCCGCCCGCCGCCACCCCCACCGGGGTCTTCCTGCTGCGCCAGTACATGCTCACCATCCCGGACGAGCTGATCGAGGCCGCCAGGGTGGACGGCGCGGGCGAGCTGCGGATCTTCCTGCGCCTGGTGCTGCCGCTGTGCCGTCCCGCGCTGGCGGTGGTGACGATCTTCTCGGTGATCTGGCGGTGGAACGACTTCCTCTGGCCGCTGGTGATCGCGCAGTCGCAGGACCTCTACACCCTGCCGGTGGCCATCGCGCAGTTCAACAGCCAGGAAGTGGTGCCGTTCAACTACATCCTGGCGATGTCGGTGGTCAGCATGATCCCGGTGGTCATCTTCCTGATCCTCCAGAAGCACGTGGTGCGCGGTATCGCGCAAACCGGACTGAAGTGA
- a CDS encoding LacI family DNA-binding transcriptional regulator: MASTLADVAARAGVSTATVSRVLNGNYPVSAATRERVHRAVEELSYVGNAPARALAAHSSDVIGVIVSDVSDPFFGIQASGLQWEAADSGLLAVICNTAGSPAAELKYLRLLLGQRMRAIVLTGGGSDEPEHLDATAALIGQAQSAGTAVVLCGRPAPPGVEAPVIAYDNRGGAQALTRHVLAMGHRRIAYVAGPPGHGTTRSRLDGHRGALANAGLGDGATPVVHGDFSRASGFDAALELMRVASGSTAVVVANDLMALGVIAALRQHGVAVPEDVSVAGFDDLPAAVDAVPALTTVRLPLREGARRAGRIAAGAEPLTAPGRILWMPAELLARESVAPPGAGLPQWAPR, from the coding sequence ATGGCCTCGACGCTCGCCGACGTCGCGGCACGGGCCGGGGTGTCCACCGCGACCGTCTCCCGGGTGCTCAACGGCAACTACCCGGTCTCGGCCGCGACCCGGGAACGGGTGCACCGGGCGGTCGAAGAGCTCAGCTACGTCGGCAACGCGCCGGCCCGCGCGCTGGCCGCGCACTCCTCCGACGTGATCGGCGTGATCGTCAGCGACGTCTCCGACCCGTTCTTCGGCATCCAGGCCAGCGGCCTGCAGTGGGAGGCCGCCGACTCCGGCCTGCTCGCGGTCATCTGCAACACCGCCGGTTCGCCCGCCGCCGAGCTGAAGTACCTCCGGCTGCTGCTGGGCCAGCGCATGCGCGCGATCGTGCTCACCGGCGGCGGAAGCGACGAGCCCGAGCACCTCGACGCCACCGCGGCGCTGATCGGCCAGGCGCAGTCGGCGGGTACGGCGGTCGTGCTCTGCGGCAGGCCGGCCCCGCCCGGGGTCGAGGCGCCGGTGATCGCCTACGACAACCGAGGCGGCGCACAGGCGCTGACCAGGCACGTGCTGGCCATGGGCCACCGCAGGATCGCCTACGTCGCCGGGCCGCCTGGCCACGGCACGACGCGAAGCCGCCTGGACGGCCACCGCGGGGCCCTGGCCAATGCGGGGCTGGGCGACGGTGCGACTCCGGTGGTCCACGGGGACTTCTCCCGCGCCTCCGGTTTCGACGCGGCGCTGGAGCTGATGCGCGTCGCGAGCGGCAGCACCGCCGTGGTCGTGGCCAACGACCTGATGGCGCTGGGCGTGATCGCCGCGCTGCGCCAGCACGGAGTGGCGGTGCCCGAAGACGTCTCCGTCGCCGGCTTCGACGATCTGCCCGCCGCGGTGGACGCGGTGCCCGCGCTGACCACCGTCCGGCTCCCGCTGCGGGAGGGCGCCAGGCGCGCAGGCCGGATCGCCGCCGGAGCCGAGCCGCTCACCGCCCCCGGCCGGATCCTGTGGATGCCCGCCGAACTGCTGGCCAGGGAGTCGGTGGCACCACCGGGCGCCGGACTTCCGCAGTGGGCTCCTCGCTGA
- a CDS encoding LysE/ArgO family amino acid transporter has translation MTAAVVAGLVAGYGIAIPVGAVGAYLVVLTARTSWRVGVAAALGVATVDGVYALVAVVGGGALVRVVTPVADGLRWIAAGVLVGVAVQITVGAVRRYRNPQPDGRFEGSLSPARAYAALVAMTLLNPTTIIYFVAVVVGGQASIADTWPERLLFVAAAFTASASWQLLIASGGALLGRTLTGRRGRLGTALTSSAVIAVLATLTVAM, from the coding sequence GTGACGGCCGCGGTCGTCGCGGGCCTGGTGGCCGGGTACGGGATCGCGATCCCGGTCGGTGCGGTCGGTGCCTATCTCGTCGTGCTGACTGCCCGTACCTCATGGCGTGTCGGTGTGGCCGCGGCGCTCGGCGTCGCGACTGTGGACGGCGTCTACGCGCTGGTCGCCGTGGTCGGCGGCGGCGCGCTGGTCCGGGTGGTCACACCTGTCGCGGACGGGCTGCGATGGATCGCAGCCGGCGTGCTGGTCGGGGTGGCCGTGCAGATCACGGTCGGCGCGGTGCGCCGGTACCGGAATCCCCAGCCAGACGGACGTTTTGAGGGTTCTCTGAGTCCTGCCCGCGCGTATGCGGCGCTCGTGGCGATGACACTGCTCAATCCCACCACGATCATCTACTTCGTCGCGGTGGTCGTGGGCGGCCAGGCGAGCATCGCGGACACCTGGCCGGAGCGGTTGCTTTTCGTGGCCGCCGCGTTCACCGCGTCGGCGAGCTGGCAGCTTCTCATCGCCAGTGGCGGAGCACTGCTGGGGCGCACGCTCACCGGCCGCCGCGGCCGACTGGGCACCGCACTCACCTCCAGCGCTGTGATCGCCGTACTCGCGACACTGACCGTGGCGATGTGA
- a CDS encoding proline racemase family protein, which produces MIHSGEPMRVITGGVPHVPGDTVYEQMAWLKRQMDCDGQDRPATIAP; this is translated from the coding sequence ATGATCCACTCCGGCGAGCCGATGCGCGTCATCACCGGCGGGGTGCCCCACGTTCCCGGCGACACCGTGTACGAACAGATGGCGTGGCTGAAGCGGCAAATGGATTGCGATGGCCAGGATCGACCAGCCACGATCGCACCATGA
- a CDS encoding PmoA family protein: MSELALCMTADAVDVGFGGTTLLRYLFRPDLARTDSPRSYAHPVRTLAGDEITAVGPEDHPWHLGISMAVADVEGDNFWGGPTYVDGSGYRYREDHGEIRHRRWADVSVSADSCELTEELSWLAADGRVVLAEARVLRVDGVDPRVGKWVLHWSYRLRNVSDRCVHLGSPATAGRSGAGYGGLFWRGAATFRDGAVSTEDADGEHAVNGTSARSLTFTGKTAVVTFASADADPATWFVRSAEYPGACPALAFHHRLPLDPGGVLTGRYRFEITSRAEPGAAAAGEDRGGES; encoded by the coding sequence GTGAGTGAGCTGGCGCTGTGCATGACCGCCGATGCCGTCGACGTGGGCTTCGGCGGCACCACCCTGCTGCGCTACCTCTTCCGGCCGGACCTCGCGCGCACCGACTCGCCGCGATCGTACGCGCACCCGGTCCGCACCCTGGCGGGTGACGAGATCACCGCGGTGGGTCCGGAGGACCATCCCTGGCACCTCGGCATCAGCATGGCGGTCGCCGACGTGGAGGGCGACAACTTCTGGGGCGGACCCACCTACGTCGACGGCTCGGGCTACCGGTACCGCGAGGACCACGGCGAGATCCGCCACCGCCGATGGGCGGACGTGTCGGTGTCGGCCGACTCCTGCGAACTCACCGAGGAGCTGTCGTGGCTGGCGGCCGACGGCCGCGTGGTGTTGGCGGAGGCGCGCGTGCTGCGCGTGGACGGCGTCGATCCGCGCGTCGGCAAGTGGGTACTGCACTGGTCCTACCGGCTGCGCAACGTCTCCGACCGTTGCGTGCACCTGGGCAGCCCGGCGACCGCCGGCCGTTCCGGCGCGGGCTACGGCGGTCTCTTCTGGCGCGGGGCGGCGACGTTCCGCGACGGCGCGGTGTCCACTGAGGACGCTGACGGCGAGCACGCCGTCAACGGCACGTCGGCTCGGAGCCTGACGTTCACCGGGAAGACGGCCGTGGTCACCTTCGCTTCGGCGGATGCCGACCCTGCGACGTGGTTCGTCCGAAGCGCGGAGTACCCCGGCGCCTGCCCGGCCCTGGCGTTCCACCACCGCCTGCCGTTGGATCCCGGCGGTGTGCTGACCGGGCGGTACCGCTTCGAGATCACGAGCCGTGCCGAGCCTGGCGCTGCTGCCGCAGGGGAAGATCGGGGCGGGGAGTCCTGA
- a CDS encoding ABC transporter substrate-binding protein, translating to MRRSTGTVIGAAAVALATLAACAPGTDFGPASNGSPPGHLTYAYFTDGPDEKVTRDLIAEFERRTGATVDLQILPYSELEQQLQGRLAAGHAPDIARLTNLSPFRSDLLNLSANGADIGDQFLDQARETTSGPAGETVAVASDLTMNGPLVNTDLFARAGVALPPKDRPVSWPELLAKAREVQQKSGSPYAIAFDKSGARVAGLYNQFGTNYFGTDGAVQLDPAKAAAATRLFVDLNNDGTMYRDFWVQSGTKYEGADDMFLREDVPVYFSGNWQMGQFDQEARFGWTVLPNPCAERCGGFPGGKFMVALRQTTNPRLAAEFVAFMNSRQAQEKYAEKAHFLPTRKDLLAEGVDYPRRDAEMDVFLDDVRRTDPAAFSSAYSPGMDSTADAVVDELAAAIVGRQSVPETVARMRTSAQEALEASIP from the coding sequence ATGCGACGGAGCACGGGAACTGTCATCGGCGCGGCGGCGGTCGCGCTGGCCACGCTCGCGGCGTGCGCGCCCGGCACCGACTTCGGTCCGGCGAGCAACGGCTCCCCGCCCGGCCACCTGACCTACGCCTACTTCACCGACGGGCCCGACGAGAAGGTGACCCGCGACCTGATCGCCGAGTTCGAGCGGCGCACCGGCGCCACAGTGGACCTCCAGATACTTCCCTATTCCGAGCTGGAGCAGCAGTTGCAGGGCAGGCTGGCCGCGGGGCACGCGCCCGACATCGCCCGGCTGACCAACCTCAGCCCGTTCCGCAGCGACCTGCTGAACCTCTCGGCCAACGGCGCCGACATCGGCGACCAGTTCCTCGACCAGGCCCGGGAGACCACCAGCGGCCCCGCCGGGGAGACGGTGGCCGTCGCCAGCGACCTGACCATGAACGGCCCGCTGGTCAACACCGATCTGTTCGCCAGGGCGGGCGTGGCGTTGCCGCCGAAAGACCGGCCCGTGAGCTGGCCCGAGCTGCTCGCCAAGGCCAGAGAGGTGCAGCAGAAGTCCGGCTCGCCCTACGCCATCGCGTTCGACAAGTCCGGCGCCCGAGTCGCCGGCCTGTACAACCAGTTCGGCACGAACTACTTCGGCACCGACGGCGCGGTGCAGCTCGACCCCGCCAAGGCCGCCGCCGCCACGCGGCTGTTCGTGGACCTGAACAACGACGGCACGATGTACCGGGACTTCTGGGTGCAGTCGGGCACCAAGTACGAGGGCGCCGACGACATGTTCCTGCGCGAGGACGTGCCGGTCTACTTCAGCGGCAACTGGCAGATGGGCCAGTTCGACCAGGAAGCCCGGTTCGGCTGGACCGTGCTGCCGAACCCGTGCGCCGAGCGCTGCGGCGGGTTCCCCGGCGGCAAGTTCATGGTGGCGTTGCGCCAGACCACGAACCCGCGGCTGGCCGCCGAGTTCGTCGCGTTCATGAACTCCCGCCAGGCGCAGGAGAAGTACGCCGAGAAAGCGCACTTCCTGCCCACCCGCAAGGACCTCCTCGCCGAAGGCGTGGACTACCCCCGGCGCGACGCGGAGATGGACGTCTTCCTCGACGACGTCAGGCGGACCGATCCAGCCGCCTTCAGCTCTGCCTACAGCCCCGGCATGGACTCGACCGCCGACGCGGTGGTCGACGAGCTGGCAGCGGCGATCGTCGGCAGGCAGTCGGTGCCCGAGACCGTGGCGAGGATGCGGACCTCGGCGCAGGAGGCACTGGAGGCGTCCATCCCATGA